A region from the Dysidea avara chromosome 15, odDysAvar1.4, whole genome shotgun sequence genome encodes:
- the LOC136245690 gene encoding centrosomal protein of 290 kDa-like produces MPLSWCLNVPPNVDFYQKLHPYLIKSHVTCKASKISIGKFYLAIDKFLLEKTDRPDNAYRFIDNLTKAKYTSSKPVDYGCRAVIERQFEECQKQLEDMNIEVTELKGKLEESHHKMQSAHDALRAVTNEKSSLQSEKLIAERKAMKYREDNDMMQKDCEKLIEENLDLSATILDVRD; encoded by the coding sequence ATGCCACTCAGCTGGTGTTTAAATGTCCCTCCAAATGTTGATTTCTACCAAAAATTGCACCCCTATCTTATAAAATCGCATGTAACTTGCAAGGCTTCTAAGATATCAATAGGAAAATTTTATTTAGCAATTGATAAATTCCTTCTTGAAAAGACAGATCGACCTGACAATGCATATCGTTTCATTGACAATCTGACAAAAGCAAAGTACACCTCCAGCAAACCAGTTGATTATGGATGTAGAGCAGTAATTGAAAGACAATTTGAAGAATGTCAGAAACAATTAGAGGATATGAATATTGAAGTCACTGAGTTGAAGGGAAAGTTGGAAGAATCACATCATAAAATGCAATCTGCACATGATGCTTTACGCGCTGTAACGAATGAGAAATCGTCGCTGCAATCAGAGAAGCTTATTGCTGAAAGGAAAGCTATGAAATACAGAGAAGATAACGATATGATGCAAAAGGATTGTGAGAAGTTGATTGAGGAAAATTTAGATCTGTCGGCTACCATTTTGGATGTACGAGATTAG